A region from the Inhella inkyongensis genome encodes:
- a CDS encoding TonB-dependent receptor produces MKHRPTLIALALASALPTLQAQTAPATEEAKKDPTQLEAVIVTGGRRVENLKDVPLAISAMKAEALETYSASGQDIRALSARVPSLNIESDFGRSFPRFYVRGLGNTDFDLNASQPVGLVFDDVVQESPMLKGFPVFDVDQVELLRGPQGTLFGRNSPAGVMKFDSVKPNKRHEGYASIGIGRFQALNLEGAVNVPMGDWAMRASAMMQRADDRVHNPRATGEKDLEGFNDKAARVQASYRNGGFHGLFKVQGRDYKGNATTFRANIIKQGTNELVDGFDSSVYASDGLNVQTLKSYGASARLRWEMDGMTLHSITAYDRAEFYSRGDVDGGFGAVFLPTGSGPNYGGQLANIPFAAETADGLPYLRQMTQEFRLESNTKDPMQWIAGAYYFNEKLQVDSFNFDSFAPGNPNNGYAVQHQDSKAYALFGSVNYAFTPSFKVRGGLRYTKDSKDFSASKPVAPPFSPPIAGVLTANPSASNFSWDLGANYNLSKTTSMFARVATGYRAPSIQGRVLFGDSISVAESEKALSVEAGLKADLLDNTARISATVFSYRVKDLQLTAGSGAVNQNRLVNVDKAVGRGFEIDAQAILAADWRTTLGLSFNDTEIKDPSLFVSKCGAPCSVLDPAGPFPGTVSINGNDLPRAPRWVANWTLKYSTELLGGDFYVLTDWAYKAAYNMFLYEAKEYRAKSMLEGGLRAGYAWNNGAYEVSAYVRNLTNRQQLIAAIDFNNLTGIINEPRSYGMQFRANF; encoded by the coding sequence ATGAAGCATCGCCCGACCCTGATCGCGCTGGCCCTGGCCAGCGCCCTGCCGACCCTGCAAGCCCAGACCGCACCGGCCACCGAAGAGGCCAAGAAGGACCCCACCCAGCTCGAGGCCGTGATCGTGACCGGCGGTCGCCGGGTCGAGAACCTCAAGGATGTGCCGTTGGCCATTTCGGCCATGAAGGCCGAGGCCCTGGAAACCTATAGCGCCAGCGGTCAGGACATCCGCGCGCTGTCGGCGCGCGTGCCCAGTCTGAACATCGAGTCGGACTTCGGCCGTAGCTTCCCACGCTTCTATGTGCGCGGTCTGGGCAACACCGACTTCGATCTGAACGCCTCGCAGCCCGTGGGCCTGGTGTTTGACGATGTGGTGCAGGAAAGCCCCATGCTGAAGGGCTTCCCGGTCTTTGACGTGGACCAAGTGGAGTTGCTGCGTGGTCCCCAGGGCACCCTGTTCGGCCGCAACTCGCCCGCAGGCGTGATGAAGTTCGATTCGGTCAAGCCCAACAAGCGCCATGAGGGCTATGCCAGCATCGGCATCGGCCGCTTCCAGGCCCTGAACCTGGAAGGCGCCGTCAACGTGCCGATGGGCGACTGGGCGATGCGCGCCTCGGCCATGATGCAGCGTGCCGACGACCGTGTGCACAACCCGCGCGCCACGGGTGAAAAGGACCTGGAAGGCTTCAACGACAAGGCCGCGCGCGTGCAGGCCAGCTACCGCAACGGTGGCTTCCATGGCCTGTTCAAGGTGCAGGGCCGCGACTACAAGGGCAATGCCACCACCTTCCGCGCCAACATCATCAAGCAGGGCACCAATGAGCTGGTGGATGGCTTTGATTCGTCGGTCTATGCCAGCGACGGTCTGAACGTCCAGACGCTCAAGTCTTACGGTGCCAGCGCCCGCCTGCGCTGGGAGATGGACGGCATGACCCTGCACTCCATCACCGCCTACGACCGCGCCGAGTTCTACAGCCGGGGCGACGTGGACGGCGGCTTCGGTGCGGTGTTCCTGCCCACCGGATCGGGCCCGAACTATGGCGGCCAACTGGCCAATATCCCCTTCGCGGCCGAGACGGCCGACGGCCTGCCCTATCTGCGCCAGATGACGCAGGAGTTCCGCTTGGAGTCCAACACCAAGGACCCCATGCAATGGATTGCCGGCGCCTACTACTTCAATGAGAAGCTGCAAGTTGACAGCTTCAATTTCGACAGCTTCGCCCCGGGCAACCCAAACAATGGCTACGCCGTCCAACACCAGGACTCCAAGGCCTATGCCCTGTTCGGCAGCGTGAACTACGCGTTCACGCCCAGCTTCAAGGTTCGTGGTGGCCTGCGCTACACCAAGGACAGCAAGGACTTCTCGGCTTCCAAGCCTGTTGCGCCGCCGTTCTCGCCGCCGATTGCCGGGGTGCTGACGGCCAACCCCAGCGCCAGCAATTTCAGCTGGGATCTGGGCGCTAACTACAACCTGAGCAAGACCACCTCGATGTTCGCCCGCGTGGCCACCGGCTATCGCGCACCTTCGATCCAGGGTCGCGTGCTCTTTGGTGACTCGATCTCGGTGGCCGAGAGCGAGAAGGCGCTGTCGGTCGAGGCCGGCCTCAAGGCAGATCTGCTGGACAACACCGCGCGCATCAGCGCCACCGTGTTCAGCTACCGCGTCAAGGATCTGCAGCTGACCGCAGGCAGCGGCGCGGTGAACCAGAACCGCCTGGTCAACGTCGACAAGGCCGTGGGCCGGGGCTTCGAAATCGACGCCCAAGCCATCCTGGCCGCTGACTGGCGCACCACCCTGGGCCTGAGCTTCAACGACACCGAGATCAAGGACCCGAGCCTGTTCGTCTCCAAGTGCGGCGCACCCTGCTCGGTGCTGGACCCCGCCGGTCCCTTCCCGGGCACGGTGTCCATCAACGGCAACGACCTGCCGCGTGCCCCGCGCTGGGTCGCCAACTGGACCCTGAAGTACAGCACCGAGCTGCTCGGCGGCGACTTCTACGTGCTGACCGACTGGGCCTACAAGGCGGCCTACAACATGTTCCTCTACGAGGCCAAGGAGTACCGCGCCAAGTCCATGCTGGAAGGTGGTCTGCGCGCCGGCTACGCCTGGAACAACGGTGCCTACGAGGTCTCGGCCTATGTGCGCAACCTCACCAACCGCCAGCAGCTGATCGCCGCGATCGACTTCAACAACCTCACCGGCATCATCAACGAGCCGCGCAGCTACGGCATGCAGTTCCGCGCGAACTTCTGA
- a CDS encoding exodeoxyribonuclease III, translating into MRFITANLNGVRSAASKGFFEWLSHQRADAVGVQELKAQADVVEEQFPRCGRLQGAFHYAQKKGYSGVGLYTHEEPSDVRIGYGSSEFDAEGRWVEKRFDKPGRKLSLISCYFPSGSSGEERQAAKFRFLAEMAPHLQALKAEREFILVADVNIAHKEIDLKNWKGNLKNSGFLPEERAWLDQLFGSTDKGAGLVDVFRTLNQKEEQYTWWSQRGQAWAKNVGWRLDYQIATPGLAALAKKEKIHLEPRFSDHAPLIIDYDFEI; encoded by the coding sequence ATGCGCTTCATCACTGCCAATCTGAACGGTGTGCGTTCAGCCGCCAGCAAAGGCTTTTTCGAGTGGCTGAGCCACCAGCGCGCCGACGCGGTGGGCGTGCAAGAGCTCAAAGCCCAGGCCGATGTGGTTGAGGAGCAGTTCCCGCGCTGCGGCCGCCTGCAAGGTGCCTTCCACTACGCCCAGAAGAAGGGCTACTCGGGCGTCGGGCTCTACACCCATGAAGAGCCCTCGGATGTGCGGATCGGCTACGGCTCCAGCGAGTTCGATGCCGAAGGGCGCTGGGTTGAGAAGCGCTTTGACAAGCCGGGGCGCAAGCTCAGCCTGATCTCCTGCTACTTCCCCAGCGGCAGTAGTGGCGAGGAACGCCAAGCCGCCAAATTCCGCTTCCTGGCCGAGATGGCCCCCCACCTGCAGGCGCTCAAGGCCGAGCGCGAGTTCATTCTTGTGGCTGATGTGAATATCGCCCACAAGGAAATCGACTTGAAGAACTGGAAGGGCAATCTGAAGAACAGTGGCTTCCTGCCCGAGGAACGCGCCTGGCTGGATCAACTATTTGGGTCAACGGACAAAGGCGCCGGACTGGTCGATGTGTTTCGCACCCTGAACCAGAAAGAAGAGCAGTACACCTGGTGGAGCCAGCGTGGTCAGGCCTGGGCCAAAAACGTGGGCTGGCGGCTGGACTATCAAATTGCCACACCGGGACTCGCCGCGCTGGCGAAAAAAGAGAAGATCCACCTGGAGCCGCGCTTTTCGGACCATGCCCCGCTGATCATCGACTACGACTTCGAGATCTGA
- the pyrE gene encoding orotate phosphoribosyltransferase gives MSPDQNAQDFVAFAVQAGVLRFGEFKTKAGRMSPYFFNAGLFDDGATMGRLASAYAQRLLPHVGEFDLIFGPAYKGITLAATLAVELARLGHNKPFAYNRKEAKDHGEGGSLVGAPLQGRVLIVDDVISAGTSVRESIQLIRAAGATPAGVAIALDRQEKAAENGQDLPYSAVQWVQRELGLPVWAIAGLGDLLGFLQGDAGLAEHAPRVQAYRDRYGV, from the coding sequence ATGAGCCCAGATCAAAACGCCCAAGACTTTGTTGCCTTTGCCGTTCAGGCGGGCGTGTTGCGCTTCGGCGAGTTCAAGACCAAGGCGGGGCGGATGAGCCCCTATTTCTTCAACGCCGGCTTGTTTGACGACGGCGCCACGATGGGGCGTTTGGCCTCGGCCTATGCGCAGCGGCTATTGCCCCATGTGGGCGAGTTCGACCTGATCTTCGGCCCGGCCTACAAGGGCATCACCTTGGCCGCCACCCTGGCGGTGGAACTGGCCCGGCTGGGTCACAACAAGCCCTTTGCCTACAACCGCAAGGAAGCCAAGGACCACGGCGAGGGCGGCAGCCTGGTGGGCGCGCCTCTCCAGGGGCGGGTGTTGATCGTGGACGATGTGATCAGCGCCGGGACTTCGGTGCGGGAGTCCATCCAACTGATCCGCGCCGCCGGTGCCACGCCGGCGGGCGTGGCCATCGCGTTGGACCGCCAGGAGAAGGCGGCCGAGAACGGCCAGGACCTGCCGTATTCGGCCGTGCAGTGGGTACAGCGCGAGCTGGGCCTGCCGGTCTGGGCGATTGCGGGCCTGGGCGATCTGCTGGGCTTTTTGCAAGGCGATGCCGGCTTGGCCGAGCATGCGCCGCGGGTGCAGGCCTATCGGGACCGCTATGGCGTTTGA
- the gatA gene encoding Asp-tRNA(Asn)/Glu-tRNA(Gln) amidotransferase subunit GatA, giving the protein MSAHHLGVADGLKALAEKKISSVEWTQGLLARAQAHQTLGAFLHLDTDGALAAAAQADARRAAGEAAPLLGLPLAHKDIFVTTQHPTTAGSKILENYRSPFDATVVAKLNAAGTHSLGKLNCDEFAMGSSNENSAYAKAHNPWDSTRVPGGSSGGSAVAVAAGLVPAATGTDTGGSIRQPASFTGITGIKPTYGRCSRYGMIAFASSLDQAGPMARSAEDCALLLSAMSGFDERDATSLQQPPQDFHAQMLQARAGASAAKPLAGLRIGLPKEFFPAQLDADVNERVRAGLAELERLGATLVEVSLPRTELAIPVYYIIAPAEASSNLSRFDGVRYGHRCDDPKDLLDLYKRSRSEGFGPEVQRRILIGSYVLSHGYYDAYYLQAQKLRRMIADDFQQAFTQCDLIAGPVAPTVAWKLGEQGDDPVKAYLADIFTLPGSLAGLPGMSVPVGLGAHGMPVGLQLLGNYFQEGQLLHAAHALQIATDWHRAVPKGF; this is encoded by the coding sequence ATGAGCGCGCACCATTTGGGCGTGGCCGACGGCCTGAAGGCCCTGGCTGAGAAGAAGATCAGCAGCGTTGAGTGGACGCAAGGCCTGCTGGCCCGGGCGCAGGCCCATCAAACCCTGGGCGCCTTCCTGCATCTGGACACCGACGGCGCCTTGGCCGCTGCCGCTCAGGCCGACGCGCGCCGCGCGGCCGGTGAAGCCGCGCCGCTGCTGGGCCTGCCGCTGGCCCACAAGGACATCTTCGTCACCACCCAGCACCCCACCACGGCCGGTTCGAAGATTCTCGAGAACTACCGCAGCCCCTTTGATGCCACGGTGGTGGCCAAGCTGAACGCGGCTGGCACGCATTCCCTGGGCAAGCTGAACTGCGACGAGTTCGCCATGGGCTCGTCGAACGAGAACAGTGCCTACGCCAAGGCCCACAACCCCTGGGATAGCACGCGCGTGCCGGGCGGCAGCTCGGGCGGCTCGGCCGTGGCCGTGGCCGCCGGCCTGGTGCCCGCCGCCACCGGCACCGACACCGGCGGGTCCATCCGCCAACCCGCCAGCTTCACCGGCATCACCGGCATCAAGCCCACCTACGGCCGCTGCAGCCGCTACGGGATGATCGCCTTCGCCTCCAGTCTGGACCAGGCCGGCCCGATGGCGCGCTCGGCCGAAGACTGCGCGCTGCTGCTCTCCGCCATGAGCGGCTTTGACGAGCGCGACGCCACCAGCCTGCAGCAGCCGCCGCAGGACTTCCACGCCCAGATGCTGCAGGCCCGTGCAGGCGCCAGCGCCGCCAAGCCCCTTGCCGGCCTGCGCATCGGCCTGCCCAAGGAATTTTTCCCGGCCCAGCTGGACGCCGATGTGAACGAGCGCGTGCGTGCCGGCCTGGCCGAACTGGAGAGGCTGGGCGCCACCCTGGTCGAAGTCAGCCTGCCGCGCACCGAGCTGGCGATTCCCGTTTACTACATCATTGCCCCGGCCGAGGCGAGCTCCAACCTCTCCCGCTTCGACGGTGTGCGCTACGGCCATCGCTGCGACGACCCCAAGGACCTGCTGGACCTGTACAAGCGCAGCCGCAGCGAAGGCTTCGGCCCCGAGGTGCAGCGCCGCATCCTGATCGGCAGCTATGTGCTGAGCCACGGCTATTACGACGCCTACTACCTGCAGGCGCAGAAGCTGCGCCGCATGATTGCCGACGACTTCCAGCAGGCCTTCACGCAGTGCGACCTGATCGCCGGCCCGGTGGCCCCCACGGTGGCTTGGAAGCTGGGCGAGCAGGGCGACGACCCGGTTAAGGCCTATCTGGCCGACATCTTCACCCTGCCCGGTTCGCTGGCCGGACTGCCCGGCATGAGCGTGCCGGTGGGCCTCGGCGCGCACGGCATGCCCGTCGGCCTGCAGCTGCTGGGCAACTATTTCCAAGAAGGGCAGTTGCTGCACGCCGCGCATGCGCTGCAGATCGCCACCGATTGGCACCGCGCCGTGCCCAAGGGTTTCTGA
- the gatB gene encoding Asp-tRNA(Asn)/Glu-tRNA(Gln) amidotransferase subunit GatB: MTTTSKLVRGYEVVIGLENHVQLSTASKIFSGSSTAFGAAPNTQASAVDLALPGTLPVLNRGAVERAIRFGLAVGAHIAPLSIFARKNYFYPDLPKGYQISQYEIPVVQGGQVRFLLGEQERVINLTRAHLEEDAGKSLHEDYHGQSGIDLNRAGTPLLEIVSEPEMRSAEEACEYAKTLHALVMWLGICDGNMQEGSFRCDVNVSVRKPGQPFGTRREIKNLNSFKFLIQAVNYEVNWQIDEIEDGRAIQQATVLFNPDTGETRAMRSKEDAADYRYFPDPDLPPLMISSDWVERVKAELPELPAVMAARFESQDGLPAYDAQMMTASLEVARYYEAARDACKAPKLVANWLMGEISRRLNGEMPPRSLADSDLPVGPKLLGAIICRVADGTISNNGARELFSFIWDAGKPSDEAGACALVDAAIQAKGLKQMSDTGELERILDEVLAANAKSVEEFRAGKDKAFNALVGQAMKATKGKANPALVNELLKSKLSR, translated from the coding sequence ATGACGACGACATCCAAACTGGTGCGCGGCTACGAGGTCGTGATCGGCCTGGAAAACCACGTCCAGCTCTCCACCGCCTCGAAGATCTTCAGCGGCTCCTCCACCGCTTTCGGCGCCGCGCCCAACACCCAGGCCTCGGCCGTGGACCTGGCCCTGCCCGGCACCCTGCCGGTGTTGAACCGAGGGGCCGTGGAGCGCGCCATCCGCTTCGGCCTGGCGGTGGGTGCGCACATCGCGCCGCTGTCCATCTTTGCGCGCAAGAACTACTTCTACCCCGACCTGCCCAAGGGCTACCAGATCAGCCAGTACGAGATCCCGGTGGTACAGGGCGGCCAGGTGCGTTTCCTTTTGGGCGAGCAAGAGCGGGTGATCAATCTGACCCGCGCCCACCTCGAAGAGGACGCGGGCAAGAGCCTGCACGAGGACTATCACGGGCAAAGCGGCATCGACCTGAACCGCGCAGGCACGCCGCTGTTGGAGATCGTCTCCGAGCCCGAGATGCGCAGCGCCGAGGAGGCCTGCGAATACGCCAAGACCCTGCACGCGCTGGTGATGTGGCTGGGCATCTGCGACGGCAATATGCAGGAGGGCTCGTTCCGCTGCGACGTGAACGTCTCGGTGCGCAAGCCGGGCCAGCCCTTTGGCACACGGCGCGAAATCAAGAACCTGAACAGCTTCAAGTTCCTGATCCAAGCCGTGAACTACGAGGTCAACTGGCAGATCGACGAGATCGAGGACGGCCGCGCCATTCAGCAGGCCACCGTGCTCTTCAACCCTGATACCGGCGAGACCCGCGCCATGCGCAGCAAGGAAGACGCGGCCGATTACCGCTACTTCCCCGATCCCGACCTGCCGCCGCTGATGATTTCCAGCGACTGGGTCGAACGCGTCAAGGCCGAGTTGCCCGAGCTGCCGGCGGTGATGGCGGCGCGCTTTGAGAGCCAGGATGGCCTGCCGGCCTACGACGCGCAGATGATGACCGCCTCGCTCGAGGTGGCGCGCTACTACGAGGCCGCGCGCGACGCCTGCAAGGCGCCCAAGTTGGTCGCCAATTGGCTGATGGGCGAAATATCCCGCAGGCTGAATGGCGAAATGCCGCCACGCAGTTTGGCGGACTCAGACCTCCCTGTTGGCCCCAAACTTCTCGGAGCAATCATTTGCCGCGTTGCCGACGGGACGATCTCAAACAACGGCGCAAGAGAGCTATTCAGCTTTATCTGGGACGCCGGGAAGCCATCAGACGAAGCCGGAGCTTGTGCACTAGTCGATGCGGCAATTCAGGCCAAAGGCCTCAAGCAGATGAGTGACACCGGCGAGCTTGAGCGCATCCTCGACGAGGTGCTGGCCGCCAATGCCAAGTCGGTGGAAGAGTTCCGCGCCGGCAAGGACAAGGCCTTCAACGCGCTGGTCGGTCAGGCCATGAAGGCCACCAAGGGCAAGGCCAATCCGGCCCTGGTCAACGAGCTGCTGAAGAGCAAGCTCAGCCGCTAA
- a CDS encoding ABC transporter substrate-binding protein, whose translation MHRRHAVVLPLASLAPTAWAGKALRVLAWPGYAEPEVVQAFERAHGVRVELTVIDSDEALWQRLRRQGDFDVLAINTAELQRAVNEGLVQALDETRLKALPPQLPRFRDASALPGLTRRLSGRLQIYGVPFTYAEMGLIFDRRQISQPPESIAELWNPRWRGKVLGFDTGGHNFSLAAQSLGLPSPFRLSDADWPRAVERLIALRRNVLSFYSQPDEATQLFRRHGCALMFANYGSQQLTKLKLAGADVGYALPREGALAWLDCWALTKACRDPALAHQWIAHLLGPQASRLLVERQGLANTVSAQGSPAGSSRLIWLEPVEDAARRERLWARVRSGDRAERVLRP comes from the coding sequence ATGCACCGCCGCCACGCCGTCGTCCTGCCGCTGGCCTCGCTGGCGCCGACGGCTTGGGCGGGCAAGGCGCTGCGGGTGCTGGCCTGGCCGGGCTATGCCGAGCCCGAGGTGGTGCAGGCCTTTGAGCGCGCACACGGCGTCCGGGTCGAACTCACGGTCATCGACTCCGACGAGGCTCTGTGGCAGCGCCTGCGCCGCCAGGGTGATTTCGATGTGCTGGCGATCAACACGGCCGAGCTGCAGCGCGCCGTCAACGAGGGCCTGGTTCAGGCCCTGGACGAGACCCGTCTGAAAGCCCTACCACCGCAGCTGCCACGCTTCCGCGATGCCAGCGCGCTGCCGGGCTTGACACGCCGTCTGTCCGGTCGCCTGCAGATCTATGGCGTGCCCTTCACCTACGCAGAGATGGGCCTGATCTTCGATCGGCGCCAAATCAGCCAGCCTCCAGAGTCGATTGCGGAACTTTGGAACCCGCGCTGGCGCGGCAAGGTCTTGGGCTTTGACACCGGCGGCCACAACTTCTCGCTGGCAGCCCAGAGCTTGGGCCTGCCCAGCCCCTTCCGCCTGAGCGATGCCGACTGGCCCCGCGCCGTCGAGCGCCTGATTGCGCTGCGCCGCAATGTGCTGAGCTTTTACAGCCAGCCGGACGAAGCAACCCAGCTGTTTCGTCGTCACGGCTGCGCCTTGATGTTTGCCAATTACGGCAGCCAGCAGCTCACCAAGCTCAAACTGGCCGGCGCCGATGTGGGCTATGCGCTACCGCGCGAAGGCGCACTGGCCTGGCTGGACTGCTGGGCGCTCACCAAGGCCTGCCGCGACCCCGCGCTGGCGCACCAGTGGATCGCCCATTTGTTGGGGCCTCAAGCCAGTCGCCTGCTGGTGGAACGCCAGGGCCTGGCCAACACGGTCAGCGCCCAGGGCAGCCCGGCCGGCTCCAGCCGCTTGATCTGGCTGGAACCGGTGGAAGACGCCGCCCGCCGCGAGCGCCTGTGGGCGCGGGTGCGCTCGGGCGACCGCGCCGAACGCGTGTTGCGGCCATGA